TCAAATACCACTTTATTATTTTCTCTCAACATATAGTCCTGATTTGTGATTTCTACCGAAGCATACCTGTCGCTATAAACAATGCCCGTGTAAAACCCGATTTTTTGGACAATAAACGGAATTCCCAGTAATAATGTTTCTGTATCTGTATTCTTTACATCTGATAGATAATTGCAAAGTTTAGAAAATACTTTACCTCTAATCCAGAAGCTTCCTCCTATTGGTGTTAATGGTGCACTTGTCTGCTTAACATTAACGCTCACCTGGATTTTCTGGAGGAGCTGGCATACCTCAGTATAATGATTCATCCAACCGTCTCCCATATCCGAAAAAAGTCTTCCATAATTCGGAACCGGTGGAATCAGCATTCCCAGCCGATTATTTTCTTCAAACACTTTTATCAAATATCCCATATATGCCTTATTTCCTAAAATATTTTCCCAATCCGAATACTGCCATGACACGTCGTTGCTATAAGGCTTTTGCTTTTCCAAATCTCTCATGTGCAAAATACCAATATACTGATATCTGTCACAGCAAATACTGGAAATTTTTCTAAGGACTGCTGAATAATCTTCTGTATTGTACATCTCATTATGGGTATGGTTTCCAGTATATTTAAACACAAGCTGTCCTATCTCTTTTATAGCCTTTATATCCTTACCCAGCAAATAAACATCTGACCAAGGCGGTATATTTTTCAAAAACCGTCTATACCAGCCTAAACATTTTCCCCACTCCACAATAATAAAAACCGCCGTACTACCCTGATCCGGTTTTTTCTCTTCATCCCCATAGGTTGGCAGGATATAATTAAAATGCATATCGCGCTGTATATCTCCCAGATTTTCAAGGCGGAGGATGTTATCCCAAATCACATCTTCATCATAGTCCAGATTATCACGCATATACTCATACGCTTCAACGGAAGGCTCGCCACATGAGTTCAAAAGAAAATCTGTATAATCAGTGAAAAAGGATCTTCTTTTAATTATTGGGCATCTTTTTTTCTTGATTAAATCCTTAATATAAAACATATTAGGACAGTACGCATACCCTTCATACTCATCAGTATTAACATATACAGCCCACTTAAATCCCAAATCTTCAAAATGTTTTGTTAAGATTGTCTCATACTCAACAATAGATTTTTGATAAGACTCCGGGTTTTGCATATTGAAAATAAAATCCTTATAATGATAACTTAAAAAAAGACTTGGACGCATAACCAGGAAAAAAGACTGGATATGTTCCGGCAAATAACCATATGACAGCATTCCAAAAGGATCTGGATCCACCTTATGATGTTTTGTAATACCCCAGAAATCTACATCTCTTTCTTTCATCTCATCAAACATCTCAGAAAAAGGATAGAGAGGACCAAAAAAAGTATAATTCATAAGTATTACTTCATCAAATTCTGCCAATTTTTTAAACCCTATATAAAACAGGCCCTCACGGTATCCACCAACATCCAGACCTAAATTAGCACGGCAATATATATCATCAGAGTATGTCTTCAGTTTTTCCAGACCTTCTCGTTCAATATATCCATTACCAATTACTAATATATATTCGACACTTTTTCGCAAATCCTCAAGCATCTGACAAATATAGTCATCTACAACTCCGTCTTTATCAAAAAAGAGGAAGATAGCACAACGTCTGATATTTTCATTTTTTAAAATCATAACCTTTGAGCTCCTTATTCCTCGCGCTTTGGTGAATATGAACGGAGGTGATTCAACAATTCCCTAAAAGGCTCCACTCCCACCTTTTTGAATTCTGCCTTATTCAGCTCCCTGTTCATGTAATTCCAGTTGTCCAATTCTATTCTTGCATAAGAATCAACCATAAGCCATGCCGGATAATATCCCTCTTCTTGTACACAAAAAGGATAAATCCGTTCTATCGCATGCAATACCGTAGCATCATCGGCTATTGGCTCCTCCGGCATTTCATCATATTGCCAGTCATGTGCAAACAGACACCTTAACGCTTTTGGTCTAAACCAGAACATAGATCCTAGAGGCGCTACAGGCTCTTTCTTCGGATCCATATTTACATGGATATCTAACGTCTCCGCCAGCTGCTTTGCTACCGTAAAGTTTTCTCCCCACTCACCTTTTCCTGTGGTTGGATAATAAGGACCATGATTCGGAATCGGCGGGGTCAGCATTCCAAGGTATGGCTCCTCCTCAAATGTAGCCACTATATTTTCAATAAATATTTCATTTTTCATTAGATTTTCAAAGCACTTGTAGGACCAAGACTCACCCAATGACATAGGTATCACCTGATACACCCTTTTATCATGCATTTTACAAATCAAATCATATTTATCAACAATATCTTTGCATCCTACAATAAATGGAGCTACATCCCTTCCACGGTTTCCTACAATACGAAATTCTATATTGTGTGGGAAATCAGCAAATGCCTTTTTTACCGTTTTCAATTTTTCCAAAGAGGGAACCGTCACATATACATCCGTACCTTCCGGCATATGTTCTGCATAACTTCTGCAATAAAATGCCAGATTCTCATAATATATGTGTAAAATCAATGCCAGCTTTAATTTATTACTTCTATTTTTATTTTTAAGAACTTTGGAAGACAAAACATAATTTAAATGCATACGCTTCTTAATATCCGCCTGATTCTGAGTCCTTAAAATATTTTTCCATATCAGACCACAATCATAATTCAATTCTTTATCTATGAAATCAAAAGCATCTCGAGTCGCCTCTCCGCCACTTCTTTCCATTGCTTCTCCGTATTCATGGTAAAATGACCTCTTTTTCATAATCGGGCATTTTTTTTCTTCTATCATATAGCGTGGAAAATCTCTTAGTGGATCATAAGTATACCCCTCGAGTTCTTCACTTGAGGCATAAACTTCCCATTTATAACCCAAATCCTGAAATCTTTTTGTAAATGTGGCTTCATGGAACCCTATTGCTTCTTCATATCCTTTAATTTCAGGGAATTCTACCCAATAATCCTGAAACTCTTTACTCTTCACCAGACTCTGTCGGAAAACCATAAAGAAGGACTGGATATGCTTCGGTATATAACCATACTCAATTGTACCAAACGGATCAAATGATACTTCATGAAAATTAGTAATCCCCCAAAAATCAATATCTCTTTTCTCCATTTCCCAGAACATCTTTGTAAATGGGTACAGCGGCCCGTACATAGTATCATTGCAAATAACTACCTCGTCATACTCTGTCAATTCTGTGAAACCCGGGCGTAAAATTCCTTCTTTATATGCCGTAACATCATACCCGATATTTTCTCTGCATAAAACTTCATCTGCAATTTCTTCTATACGTCTTAATCCATCCTCAGAAACTTTGCCGTTACATACTACCAGCAGATAAGATACAACCTGTTTAAGTCCATTTAAAAAAACATCATTGTATTCATCTACAATTCCGTCCCTGTCAAAGAATACATATACTCCATATCTTCTTACAATATCTTTTTTTATAATCATAATAAACCTCTTCCAGCATATAACAACAATTATTGAATCTCAACGGATGAATCCATATCAAAAAATCCAACAGTGTTTTTATCGGAAATCACATCAATATTGCATATATCATAAAGCCTGTGATAAACAGTAAATTTATTGTCTGTAAATCCCACACATCCCAACGATAACAGATATGCCTTTCCCTGAAGATTCATATTCTGTGTAAATGATATGATTTTTTCTTCTCCAGCTTTTACAGGACCCGAAGAAATATTTTCATACATTGTATTAGTTCCCGTTATCTCTGTGCCCTGGTTGTCTTTTATTGTAAAAGCAAAAATAGGATCCTGGAGATTCTGGTTAAACTTTACCTTCATGCGAATAATAAAGTCTTTGCCTTTTACAATACCAGAATTTATTTTACCATTATCATCAATAATCGCAAAGTCAATAATTTCAGCCTGTTTTTCTCCGTAATCCAATAAATTGGGGTTTAATTCAAGTCTGGATTTCCAAAGCCCTCCGCCTGCCTGTTTTTTCTGTAATATATCTTCTTTACTACCCCCCATACCTTGTTCTATAACTTCCGCATCCTTGTTGACCAGAACCTGTTTGTATAAATCCACAATTCTTTTAGGTCTTCCCTCTGCCAATTTTTCGCCTTTATTTAACAGAATTACTCTGTCACAATACTTGGAGATACTTCCCAAATCATGACTGACAAAAAGAATTGTCTTCCCCATTTTTTTAAATTCTTCAAATTTATGATAACACTTTACCTGAAAAAACACATCTCCGACGGACAATGCTTCATCAACAATTAAAATCTCCGGATCTATATTAATTGCAACTGCAAATGCCAAACGTACAAACATACCACTGGAATATGTTTTAACCGGCTGATAAACAAAATCTCCAATATCTGCAAATGCTAAAATATCTTCCACTCTGGCATCTATTTCTTCCTTTGAGAATCCCATCATGGTACCATTCAGATATATATTCTCTATTCCTGTATATTCTTGGTTAAAACCAGCACCTAATTCAAGAAGCGCCGAAATCCGACCACTGACCTTAACCGCTCCATCTGTAGGATTTAATACCCCTGTAACAATTTTCAAAATCGTTGATTTTCCAGAACCATTTGTTCCGATAATACCAACGCATTCCCCTTGTTTCACGTCAAAAGAAAGATTCTTCAGGGCATAGTGCTCTTTGTATTTTTTCTGTCTGGTTAAACCCAATGACTCTTTCAGCCGATCCATCGGTCTATCATACAATTTATACATTTTCGATACATTCTTAACCAGAATTGCTTCTTTGCTCATCCTTATTCCTCTCTTATAAAATATCTGCAAAATGCACTTTAAGCCTTTTGAAAATTACCGTCCCGACTACAAATACAATGGCTGTAAACACCCAATAATAAAAAGTCAGATCAAACCGTTCCCAAAACCAGACCTTGTTAATCAATGCATCCCTATACCCATTTACAATATAGTACAGAGGATTTGCCTTAAAGGCAGTAATCAGCCAACGCGGAAACTGAGCTCCCAAAACTTCAATGTTCCACATGATAGGAGTCATCCAAATTCCTACCTGAAGAACAATATTGATAATCTGGGTCAGATCCCTGAAAAAAACTACAATAGCACTTGTAGCATAGCAGATACCAAGTGTTAATACAAACATTGCAAAAGTATAATATATTACCTGAAGAGTATATAAATCCGGAAAGTAACCATAGGCAGAATAGATAAGCAAGGTAAAAGCAACGAAAAAAACATGCACAAATAGTGCTGACATTTCCTTAACAATAGGAAGAATACTAATTTTAAAAACAACTTTTTTTACCAGATAACTATACTCTATCAGTGCATTAGTTCCAGCATTTAATGTGTCCTGAAAGAAAAACCATGGTACAAGACCAGCTACAAGCCAAAGTACAAATGGAAAATTTCCAACATCCCCACTTCGCAATCCAACTTGAAATACAAACCAGTACACCAGAACTGTAATAATAGGCTGTACAAATGCCCATGTGATTCCCAGATAAGAACCGGCATACTTTGTTTTAAAATCATTTTTTGACAGCTTCATAATAATTTGTCTGTTCTGAACCAATTCTATTGGTAAGCTTGAAAACTTTTTTCTAAACAAAAACAATATGAGACATGCCAAATCAAATACTACAGCATATGATATGTTCTTAGCTAATGAAACAATAGCTAAATGCTTCTGCACCTGATTTTGTATAAAATGGGGGCCTATCTCCGCAGAAACATATGGATCTTCCCCAACTACTTCCATTTCCAGTATATCGGAATCAACTTTCTTAATTTGCAGATTATTTATTTCCAAAGCATTGTCTGTTCCAAACTGTTCTAAATTAAGAGAAGTTCTCTCCCCCTTGTATTCATAATAGGCATTTTGTATCTTAAAAATTTTACCAGCATCTCCCAAATCCAGCCGGATAGCACTGTTCAGCGAGTCAATTGTATATTCCAATTCTTGAATAGAATTACTTCCTGTGTACTGCTCCATCTTGGAATTTATCATATCAAATATCCCGGTAGAAGAGTAAAATACAGTAATATCTGCTGCAGCATCGGCCTCAATAGACAAATGTAGTATCACATCATCACTCTTTGGTGCCCGATGTGTCAAAATTCCAATGTTGATTAATATTAACGCAACCAGCATTATTAAAATCATTAATTTCTTCTTAACAGACATATTTATTTAATCTCCTTCTTTGAAAGACTTAAAAGGTTTCTTTCATTCCTTTCCAATGTCTATCTTTCTCCGAAATTATTAATTTCATTTCGGGACGTATCGGCCATTCAACTCCTATTTCCGGATCATCCCAGGCCAAACCTCCTTCATCATTCGGATGGTAAAAATCTGTACATTTATAGGCAAATTCGGCAGTATCCGAAAGTACTAAAAATCCATGCGCAAAATTTTTAGGTATAAAAAACTGTTTCTTATTTTCTGCTGAAAGAATCACACCATGCCATTTTCCGTAGGTATCTGAGCCCTTTCTCAAATCCACGGCTACATCATATACCTTGCCACTAACAACTCTGACCAGCTTATCCTGAGGATATTTTATCTGAAAATGGAGACCTCTCAGCACACCATAGCTTGAGCTGGATTGATTATCCTGAACAAAGTTCATATCAATTCCTGCTGCTTTATAATCATTGTAATTATATGTTTCCATAAAATAGCCCCGTTCGTCTCCGAAAACTCCCGGTGTAATTACTTTTAGTCCTTCAATTACACACGTTTCTACTGTAATCTTTCCCATCATCAGTCTCCTTTGCCAGTTAAAATCTTATTTATTTTTGTTGGGTCACCCCAGATGCCAGGTGAATCATAGATTCTTTCCGGATAAACTCCATAGTCCAGTCTGATTTTGAGATTATGCTCTTTTATGAATTTCTCTGTTTCCTCCGCTAACGAGTGTGGTTTACCAGTACAGCAGTTAATAATCCCGGAAATCTCTGTCTGCTCTGCAACAGCGACAATCTGCTCTGCAAGTTGCCCAACTTTGATAAAATCATATTGATTTTTACCTGTTGTAAATGGAAATGTATCTTTTCCCTCCAAATCCGCCTTCATAATCTTAGTAAAAATCGAGTTGTTTTTCATATCATCTCCCAAGATATAAAAGCCTCGAATCCACTGCAGACATACATCGTATTGTTCTGCCATTTCCAGACACATCTGACGCAATGAGTTTTTTGCAATGCCATAAAGTGATTTTGGATTTGTTGGTGTGTTTTCATCAATTGCACCTTCCCAGTAGCCTACCTCATGCATGCTTCCCATAACCACAAAGTGCTTACAACCGCTTTCCATCATCTGCCTTAAAAATAAGTAATGCTTGGGTAAATCGATAATATGACTGTCATCGTTATGAACAAAACCGTTTCGCCATGCCAGATGTATGCACAGTTCAGGCTCCATCAGCCTCTTATAGATATTTTCTTTAATTTCAAAAATATTTTCATTTAAACGTACAGTACGCTCGTCCACATTGGAAAAGTTCACATCTGAGGCATATACCTCATGACCATGATTTAATAACAATTTCACAATATGGCTGCCGATATAACCGTTAGCACCAGTTACTAATATTCTCATATCTTCACCACTTCTCTTTCTAATGTCACAGGAGTTCTTCAATACTATCTCCCAGTTCCCAAATCACATGAAAACAAAAATGCAGTGTCGTATCACCAGCCACTGCATTTAGCCAAATTATTTGATATTAAAAACAAATTACCCACACATTCTTATCGGGTTTCAGGTAATAATAGCTTGTGACATTGTTATCCATTTCTTATACGTATAAAACATCTTAGCTATTATAGCATCATTCCTTCTTAAGCGCAACTCTAAAAGCAACTATGCCTTAACCCACTTTTCAAAAAATATATGATCCTTATAGGTCATTGTGCTACATTCTACTTTGTCCAAACCAAGCTTGTCGAATGCAGCAGGTGTCATAAAATATAGATAATTAAAATCTGTTTTACCAGACGGCAGGGTTATTCCAGAAATTGTTCTTACCGTACCGTCTTTTTTATATGCTTTCATGATTTTTCTTGCTTCCTGTACCGCCTCAGCACTCTCTGCTTTTTTCAAATCGTTCAGCGTTTTTGTATCATTATCTCTGAATGCCTTCAGATATTTTGTTAAGGCTCCATTTCTGGCAACTTCAAACTGTTGTTGCTGGTAAATGACAAAACTCAGTGTAGTCGGAAAACTTCCGTTTTCAGAACGATTCAAAATTGTCATAGCAACTGCAGCCTGCCCCGCCAAGCCCTGATTTCCCGCCTCTGTATATAGGACAGCTGCCAGAAATTCATCTTCTGTAATATCCGTTCCAATCTGTGGATCTGTCAGATATCTGCCTTCTAACTTATAAGAGCGGCCATTCAAAGGATCTTTTGCCGTAATGTAACCAGTCTCAATTAATATACCGTCGACATTAAATTGATATACTGTATTATCGATTTCTTTTGTTCCAGTAACTGCGGCACCATTATCATCTGGATCAAAATATAATCTCCAATCCTTTGTAAGTTGAAGCCAGCCTTTATAGAATGATCCATCATTATTTACAAAATACTTCTTTCCATCTATTATGGGCATACCTGACCTTTGCATAACACCATTTGTATCAAAATAATACGTCTTTGAACTTATATCTTTAAATCCTGTAACAGCGGCCCCGCCGTTTTGTGGGTCAAAGTATAGTCTCCAATCTGGAGTCAACTGCAGCCAGCCTGTATAAGCAGAACCATTGTCCGTAAAATAATATTTTTTTTCGTTAATTACTGACATAAATGATTTTGCCATAACACCGTTTGAGTCAAAATAATATGTTTTTGAATTAATCACGGAAAGACCCGTCGCTGCTGCACCTCCGTCACCCGGGTCAAAATACAATCTCCAGTCTGGAGTCAACTGCAGCCAGCCTGTATAAGCAGAACCATTGTCCGTAAAATAATATTTTTT
The window above is part of the Novisyntrophococcus fermenticellae genome. Proteins encoded here:
- a CDS encoding NAD-dependent epimerase/dehydratase family protein, with product MRILVTGANGYIGSHIVKLLLNHGHEVYASDVNFSNVDERTVRLNENIFEIKENIYKRLMEPELCIHLAWRNGFVHNDDSHIIDLPKHYLFLRQMMESGCKHFVVMGSMHEVGYWEGAIDENTPTNPKSLYGIAKNSLRQMCLEMAEQYDVCLQWIRGFYILGDDMKNNSIFTKIMKADLEGKDTFPFTTGKNQYDFIKVGQLAEQIVAVAEQTEISGIINCCTGKPHSLAEETEKFIKEHNLKIRLDYGVYPERIYDSPGIWGDPTKINKILTGKGD
- a CDS encoding ABC transporter permease yields the protein MSVKKKLMILIMLVALILINIGILTHRAPKSDDVILHLSIEADAAADITVFYSSTGIFDMINSKMEQYTGSNSIQELEYTIDSLNSAIRLDLGDAGKIFKIQNAYYEYKGERTSLNLEQFGTDNALEINNLQIKKVDSDILEMEVVGEDPYVSAEIGPHFIQNQVQKHLAIVSLAKNISYAVVFDLACLILFLFRKKFSSLPIELVQNRQIIMKLSKNDFKTKYAGSYLGITWAFVQPIITVLVYWFVFQVGLRSGDVGNFPFVLWLVAGLVPWFFFQDTLNAGTNALIEYSYLVKKVVFKISILPIVKEMSALFVHVFFVAFTLLIYSAYGYFPDLYTLQVIYYTFAMFVLTLGICYATSAIVVFFRDLTQIINIVLQVGIWMTPIMWNIEVLGAQFPRWLITAFKANPLYYIVNGYRDALINKVWFWERFDLTFYYWVFTAIVFVVGTVIFKRLKVHFADIL
- a CDS encoding rhamnan synthesis F family protein; translated protein: MIIKKDIVRRYGVYVFFDRDGIVDEYNDVFLNGLKQVVSYLLVVCNGKVSEDGLRRIEEIADEVLCRENIGYDVTAYKEGILRPGFTELTEYDEVVICNDTMYGPLYPFTKMFWEMEKRDIDFWGITNFHEVSFDPFGTIEYGYIPKHIQSFFMVFRQSLVKSKEFQDYWVEFPEIKGYEEAIGFHEATFTKRFQDLGYKWEVYASSEELEGYTYDPLRDFPRYMIEEKKCPIMKKRSFYHEYGEAMERSGGEATRDAFDFIDKELNYDCGLIWKNILRTQNQADIKKRMHLNYVLSSKVLKNKNRSNKLKLALILHIYYENLAFYCRSYAEHMPEGTDVYVTVPSLEKLKTVKKAFADFPHNIEFRIVGNRGRDVAPFIVGCKDIVDKYDLICKMHDKRVYQVIPMSLGESWSYKCFENLMKNEIFIENIVATFEEEPYLGMLTPPIPNHGPYYPTTGKGEWGENFTVAKQLAETLDIHVNMDPKKEPVAPLGSMFWFRPKALRCLFAHDWQYDEMPEEPIADDATVLHAIERIYPFCVQEEGYYPAWLMVDSYARIELDNWNYMNRELNKAEFKKVGVEPFRELLNHLRSYSPKREE
- a CDS encoding ABC transporter ATP-binding protein, with amino-acid sequence MSKEAILVKNVSKMYKLYDRPMDRLKESLGLTRQKKYKEHYALKNLSFDVKQGECVGIIGTNGSGKSTILKIVTGVLNPTDGAVKVSGRISALLELGAGFNQEYTGIENIYLNGTMMGFSKEEIDARVEDILAFADIGDFVYQPVKTYSSGMFVRLAFAVAINIDPEILIVDEALSVGDVFFQVKCYHKFEEFKKMGKTILFVSHDLGSISKYCDRVILLNKGEKLAEGRPKRIVDLYKQVLVNKDAEVIEQGMGGSKEDILQKKQAGGGLWKSRLELNPNLLDYGEKQAEIIDFAIIDDNGKINSGIVKGKDFIIRMKVKFNQNLQDPIFAFTIKDNQGTEITGTNTMYENISSGPVKAGEEKIISFTQNMNLQGKAYLLSLGCVGFTDNKFTVYHRLYDICNIDVISDKNTVGFFDMDSSVEIQ
- a CDS encoding rhamnan synthesis F family protein, yielding MILKNENIRRCAIFLFFDKDGVVDDYICQMLEDLRKSVEYILVIGNGYIEREGLEKLKTYSDDIYCRANLGLDVGGYREGLFYIGFKKLAEFDEVILMNYTFFGPLYPFSEMFDEMKERDVDFWGITKHHKVDPDPFGMLSYGYLPEHIQSFFLVMRPSLFLSYHYKDFIFNMQNPESYQKSIVEYETILTKHFEDLGFKWAVYVNTDEYEGYAYCPNMFYIKDLIKKKRCPIIKRRSFFTDYTDFLLNSCGEPSVEAYEYMRDNLDYDEDVIWDNILRLENLGDIQRDMHFNYILPTYGDEEKKPDQGSTAVFIIVEWGKCLGWYRRFLKNIPPWSDVYLLGKDIKAIKEIGQLVFKYTGNHTHNEMYNTEDYSAVLRKISSICCDRYQYIGILHMRDLEKQKPYSNDVSWQYSDWENILGNKAYMGYLIKVFEENNRLGMLIPPVPNYGRLFSDMGDGWMNHYTEVCQLLQKIQVSVNVKQTSAPLTPIGGSFWIRGKVFSKLCNYLSDVKNTDTETLLLGIPFIVQKIGFYTGIVYSDRYASVEITNQDYMLRENNKVVFEKYGANYHNVCVNNIKDDAFI
- the rfbC gene encoding dTDP-4-dehydrorhamnose 3,5-epimerase, encoding MGKITVETCVIEGLKVITPGVFGDERGYFMETYNYNDYKAAGIDMNFVQDNQSSSSYGVLRGLHFQIKYPQDKLVRVVSGKVYDVAVDLRKGSDTYGKWHGVILSAENKKQFFIPKNFAHGFLVLSDTAEFAYKCTDFYHPNDEGGLAWDDPEIGVEWPIRPEMKLIISEKDRHWKGMKETF